TCTCCTCGGCCTCTTCCCTCGCCTCGCGGCGCTTCTCTATCTCCTTCTTCTTGAACTCCGGGGGCTTCCCGTCGAAAACGTACGCTGGCTTTATTCCGGCCTCCATGAGGTTGATGTTCCTGTAGAAGAGGCCGCTGAGGTGGGAGGTTATCCTCCCGCGGGAGTCCATGAGCGGCGTCCCGTCGCGCTGTCTTATGGTCGAGAGGAACTGGTATATCGCATTGAACGCGTCGATTGCAACCTTTCTCCCGTAGAGGTTCTCCAGCTCTATCTCCTTCCTTGGAACGAGCTCGCCTATCTGTACTCCCATACTCACCACCTGAAGAAAAGGTTGGATAATGAAATATTTAGCCTTTGCCTTGGGTCTTCTCAGTCCTCCACGCTCTCCTCTCCCGTTTTAATTCCATGCTCTATGAGGAAGTGCTCGTGGGCATCTTCGCGCCGCCTCTCCCTCGTGTAGACCCAGCCCATCGCGGCTATCAGAACGGCGATGGCCATGAGCATCTGCCATCCGAGTTCGGTCAGGTCTAAAGTCACGAGGAGCTCCTTCACGAGCGCCAGCACGCCTATCTCCACGACGTTCTTCATCGGAACATGGTGGTATACTATGTACATTGAGATTATCTCGAAGATCTCCAGGAATATGAGGACCAGCACTATGCTGTGCAGGGCATCCTCGGGGGTAAGACCGTTTCTGATGGACTCGATGCCAAAACTCCACAGCATCTTTATGACATAGAGCATGGTCAGCGCACCGAGGATTATGACGACGAGATCGAAAAGGGTGCTCAGCCACCTCAGAATTTTTCGCTCAATCTTAGTCGGGTTTTCCCTCATCCCACCACCTGGCTAAGAACTTGGGTCTAGGAGACTAAAAGGGTTTCGACGTTTCAATGTTCGTTCTAAATCAACGGTGTCCAACCTTCGGTTCTTTTAACGTCCGTCGAGTTTTTCATCGTCAAAACGAGAAGGGAAAAGTTATAACTCGTTTTACGGACGTGAAATTGTGACTTTCATTACGGATGAGGTGATTGAGATGGATGGAAACCTGGAGGCTCTCTTCAGACCCAAGAGCATCGCCGTCATCGGCGCTTCTGAGAAACCGGGCAAGATAGGATACGCTGTTATGAGAAACCTCGTTGAGTACGGCTACGATGGCAAAATCTACCCAGTCAACGTCAAGGGTGTTGAGATCGAGATAAACGGAAGGAAGTTCCAGTCATACAAGAGCATCCTCGACGTTCCGGACGAGGTTGACATGGCCGTTATCGTCGTTCCGGCCAAGTTCGTTCCGCAGGTTATAGAGGAGTGCGGGCAGAAGGGTGTTAAGGTCCTCCCGATCATAACCTCGGGCTTCGGCGAGCTCGGCGAGGAGGGCAAGAAGGTCGAGAGGCAGATAGTCGAGACCGCCCACAAGTACGGCATGAGAATCCTCGGCCCGAACATCTTCGGTGTCGTCTACACACCCGCCAAGATGAACGCCACCTTCGGCCCGACCGACGTCATGCCGGGCAACCTGGCCCTCATCAGCCAGAGCGGCGCGCTGGGAATAGCCCTCATGGGCTGGACGATCCTCGAGAAGGTCGGTCTCTCAGCCGTCGTTAGCATCGGAAACAAGAGCGACATCGACGACGCCGACCTGCTCGAGTTCTTCAAGACCGACGACAACACCAAGGCAATCCTCATATACATGGAGGGCGTCAAGGACGGAAGGCGCTTCATGGACGTCGCGAGGGAGGTCAGCAGGGAGAAGCCGATTATCATCATCAAGGCGGGAAGGAGCGAGCGCGGTGCCAAGGCTGCGGCTTCGCATACCGGTTCCCTCGCCGGCGCCGACAAGATATACGAGGCCGCCTTCAAGCAGAGCGGTGTTCTCCGCGCCCTCACCATAGGCGAGGCCTTCGACTGGGCCAGGACCCTGAGCAACCTTCCGGAGCCCGAGGGAGAGAACGTCGTCATACTCACCAACGGTGGTGGAATCGGAGTTATGGCCACCGATGCGGCCGAAGAGGAGGGACTGCACCTCTACGACAACCTCGAGGACCTCAAGGTCTTCGCCAACCACATGCCGCCCTTCGGTTCCTACAAGAACCCGGTTGACCTCACCGGTATGGCGGGCGCCGAGGCCTACGAGGGTGCCGTTCGCGACGCACTCGCCAACCCGAACATGCACGCCATAGCGGTGCTCTACTGCCAGACCGCTGTGCTCGACCCGCGCGACCTGGCCAAGATAGTCATCCGCGAGTACAACGAGAGCGGCAGGAAGAAGCCCCTCGTCGTTGCCATCGTCGGCGGCATAGAGGCCAAGGAAGCCATCGACATGCTCAATGAGGAAGGAATCCCGGCCTATCCGGAGCCGGAGAGGGCCATAAAGGCTCTGGCAGCGCTCTACCGCTGGAGCAACTGGAAGGCCAGGCAGAAGAAGGAGTGATTTCCTTTCTCTCTTTGTTCAGTCTTTACGACAAAAAGTTTTTAGAAAGTTTGCCCAATTCTGTGACGGTGGGTCTTGTGAAGCGCCCCATCTTAATACTGGGCGTCATCTTTGTGCTCATTGGGAGTCTCCTGACTGTGTGGGACTACAACTCACGCCCGGCGTGCACCTGTGCCTCAACCCTCTCCAATGAATCCGTGCATGAGCTGAGGATATTCAACATAACAAACGGGGGCATTGTGAACGGAACCGTCCTTGCGGTAAGGGTTCCCCTCATGGGACAAAACCTGACGGTCAGGGATCCCGAAAGGGACGTTTATGTAGTCTTCAATCGGCGGGGGGAGCTGTATCTCCCGAAAACTCCGATATTTTTCAGAAGGATTCAGGTTGATGGGCTCGGGAACGAAAAAGTAGAAGTCTATGCCAATTTGGCCGGTGGTTACGTATTTGATGTTAAACCCGGGATGTTTGTTGTCCCGGAATCTGTTGACGCCATCCAGTTTCCCCTCACCAGGTACGGTGCGGAGCTTGGATTCCTGAATCCTCGGGGGCGCATCGTGATAGTCGATCAGAACAGGACGGAAATAATCCTGGGAGATTCCATCAAGATTCCGCGGCTGAATATAACCCTCCATGGGAAACCACGGGTTCTGAAGGCCGTTTATAGCCCCACAACCCCAAAAAAGGTCTGGATAGACGGTTACGTCGATCTTGGAAATGGGAGGATTACGTACTACACCTACGGGATTGATATTAATCCCATTGATGAGACCCTTCCAGCTTTGGTGAGCGTTGAGAGGGGCTCATCGTTCACAGCCTTCAACTATTCACATTTTCGTCTCATCGAAGGGGAATGTCCGGTTGAGAAAATTGGTCCCGAAGGTCCGCTCTCCCTTTCCCTTGGCCTGCTGATGATTTTTGCCGGTCTTCTCTGGAGGACCTAACCTTTTTCTATTTCCTCACCGTCTATTCATCAGGTGATTCCATGCTCATCGCCCTCATCTCCGACATCCACTCGAACCTTGAAGCTTTAAAGGCGGTCTGGCGGGAGGTAAAGAGCGCCGACGCCGTTCTCTGTATGGGAGACCTGGTCGGCTACGGGGCGAGCCCAAACGAGGTCGTTGACTTCGTCCGGAAGCAGATGGAGAAAAGAACCTTCCTCTGCGTCCGCGGCAACCACGACAACGCGATAGCCTTTGGGGCGGAGTGGGGCTTCAATCCGTACGCGAGGCAGGCGGTGAGGTGGCACCAGCGGGTGATGACGATCGAGAACCTTGAGTTCCTCAGGAGGCTTCCGATAAGGCAGCTCTTCACCGACGATGCCGGCAGGAGCTATCTCCTCATCCACGGCTCGCCGAGAGCCCCCATAGACGAGTACCTCTTTCCCTGGTTTTCTGACGAGGAGTTCAGGGCGGTTCTGAGCTATGTCAGGCAGGACGACCTCCTCGTCGGCCACACCCACGTGCCCATGCTGAGGGTGATAGACGGCAGGAGGATCATCAACCCCGGCGGCGTGGGCCAGCCCAGGGACGGAGACTGGAGGGCAGCCTACGCGCTTATCGACACCGAAAAAGAGCCCCCAGACAACGTTGAGTTTTACAGGGTGGAGTACGATGTCGATTCTGCCGCGGAGAAGATAATAGAAGCGGGACTTCCGAGGTTCCTGGCCATGAGACTCTACGAGGGGTATTAAAATAGGGGATCACTCCCCAAGGGTTCTCGACTCTTCCTCCGTGAGTTTCCTCTTTATCGTGCCGACCCTTCTGAGCTTGGACTTGACCGCGAGCTTGCCCGAGTCTATTATGATTACCTCTCCGATGCTCTTAACTGCGCTCACAGGGATGAGGAGAAGACCCTCGTGATCGGTGACAAACTCGCTCGTATCGAGGTCCTCATCGGGCTCGGCAACTATCACAAGAATATCGCCGGTTTCCTCATCGAAGCTGAGGTCGTAGACCCAGCCGAGCCTTATACCCGTGTCGGTTATCAGCTCCACGTCCCTAAGCTTGGAGGCTATTATCTTGACCATTTTCGCCACCCCTCGGTTTAATCGTGTAAGTTCTTGGGCACCAACGTATAAAACTTTTTCCAAAGGGAAAAGAAATCAGAAGGTGTAGTAGTCGGGCCCTCCCCTCTTCTCGACCCTCGACTTTCTGCTCTCCTCGAAGTTCCTGTAGTACTCGACCATGTAGGGCGTTATGCTCGGCTTGACCTTCTTGAGGGCCTCCTCGAAGTCCCTCCTTGAAACCCTGAGTTTCTCAAGGAACTCCTCGCTCTCCTCCTCGACCAGCTCCGCCGGGAGTTCGGCCATTATCCTGCGCATCGCCAGCAGCGCTGCCTCCCTCACGAGGGCCTCTATGTCTGCTCCGGAGTAGCCTTCCGTCTTCTTCGCTAGCTCGCGGAGGTTCACATCGCTCGCCAGTGGGACGCGCTTCGTGTGAACCCTGAGTATCTCCAGTCTGGCCTTCTCGTCCGGTGCCGGAACTAGTATGAGCCTGTCAAAGCGTCCGGGCCTCAGCAGAGCTGGATCAAGGATGTCCGGCCTGTTTGTTGCGGCTATGACGACCACACCGCTGTTGCGCTCTATGCCGTCCATCTCAGTCAACAGTTGGTTGATGAGCCTGTCGGTGACCCTGCTCATGTCGCTTCCCCTGGCGGGGGCTATCGCGTCAATCTCGTCGATGAATATCACCGTCGGAGCCGCCTGGCGGGCCTTGCGGAATATCTCCCTCACGCGTTTCTCGCTCTCGCCCACCCACTTGCTGAGCACCTCCGGCCCGCGGATGCCGATGAAGTTCGCCTCGCTCTCGGTTGCGACCGCCTTAGCGAGGAGGGTCTTGCCCGTTCCGGGCGGACCGTAGAGGAGAACTCCCCTCGGCGGCTCTATTCCGAGCCTCTGGAAGGCCTTCGGGTACTTGAGGGGCCACTCAACGGCTTCCTTGAGTTCCTGCTTCACCTCCTCGAGCCCGCCGACGTCCTCCCAGCGGACGTTGGGCATCTCGATGAGGACTTCCCTCAAAGCGGAAGGCTCGACCATCTTGAGGGCCTCGTAGAAGTCCGCCTTCCTAACGCGAAGCTCCTGGAGAACCTCCGGAGGAATCCTCTCCTGCTCGGGGCTTATCTTGCCCTCGTTGATGAGCCTCCTGAGGACCACCATGGCGGCCTCCCTGGCTAGTGCGGCCAGGTCGGCTCCAACGAAGCCGTGCGTCTTCTCGGCTATCTCCTCTAGCATTCTGTCTATCAGCCTGCTCCTGACCTCGGGATAGACCTCGCTCTCGCTCTTGAGGGCCTCCTTAACCTCCTCGTCACTCTTTGCGGCCTCGACCCTCTCGATGAGCCTCTCCAGCTTGGCCCTCTCGAAGGTCTCCCTCTTCAGGAGCTCTTTGAGAACCTTGAGGACGGTGGCCTTGTCGTAGTCCGGCTCAAGGGGCATTCCCCTGGTGTGTATCTGGAGTATCTCCTTCCTGCCCTTCTTGTCGGGAACCCCTACCTCGATCTCCCTGTCGAACCTGCCCGGTCTTCTCAATGCCGGGTCAAGGGCGTCTGGTCTGTTGGTGGCGGCGATGACTATGACCTTGCCCCTGCCCTTCAGGCCGTCCATCAGCGTGAGCAGCTGGCTGACAACGCGCTTCTCAACCTCCCCGACGACCTCCTCCCTCTTCGGAGCGATGGCGTCAATTTCATCGATGAATATGATGCTCGGTGCGTTCTCCTCGGCGTCCTTGAATATCTCCCTGAGACGCTCCTCGCTCTCACCGTAGAACTTGCTCATTATCTCCGGCCCGTTGATGGCGATGAAGTGCGCGTTGGCCTCGTTTGCAACAGCCTTTGCGAGGAGCGTTTTGCCCGTTCCAGGGGGGCCGTATAGGAGAACTCCCTTCGGCGGTTCAATGCCGAGCCTCTCGAAGAGCTCCGGGTGCTTGAGCGGCAGCTCGACCATCTCGCGTATCTTCTGAATCGCATCGCTCAGACCGCCGATGTCCTCGTAGGTGACCTCCGGGATGGCTTCCTCGCGTATCTCCACCGCCTGCGGAAGAACCTCGACCTCGGTGTTGTAGGTTATCTGAACTATGCCCCTCGGGACGGTGTTCACGACGACGAACTTGAGCTCTCCAAAGCCGATGGGCATGGTCTCGAAGAGACCCCTGAGCAGCTCGTCGAAGGGTGAGCCGCCGTAGTAGCCGCCTTCACTTCTGCTGCTTGCCACGATGAGGTCTCCCTTCAGAACGGGCCTCCCCAGGAGGTTCTGCTTGACCATATCGCCGGGTATCTGGATGAAAACTCCCTTCTGGGCCGGCGCCAGCACGACCTTCTTCGCCTCCTGCACCTCGGCCTTGGCGACGGTGACGTAATCGCCGATGCTCACCCCGGCGTTCCTCCTGATGTAGCCGTCCATCCTGGCGATGTCCAGTCCACGGTCGTCGGGATGGGGATTCGCGACTATCGCGGCGGTAGTCCTCTCTCCAATCAGCTCGACAATGTCGCCGGGCTCGACGCCGAGCTGCTTCTGATACTTCCGGTCGAAGCGGACTATTCCCCTTCCAACGTCTCTCTTCAAAGCCTCCGCAACGCGGAGCTTTATCTTCTCGTACCTCTCCTCGTCTTTACCAAAAATCATCTTGACCGCCTCCTCTGCTTTTCGATAGCCTCCTCAAGCGTCAGATTGCCCAGGGCCACCTCACGGGCGAGCTTTGAGGATATCGTGATGTTACCGCTCAGCTCGCGGCTGCGTCTCTTTATGTCATCGATCTCACGCTTGGTGGGCTCCTTGGCCTCTACGAGCTCTCCGATGGGGACCTCCCTCCCCTCGCGCAGGCCTATGTTTATGGCCGCCACGATGTCCTGAACCTGGGAGACGTCTATCCCCCCAACCTTGGGGGTCGTTCTCGACTCGTTGACGACGGTGATTGGATAATCGTATCCCAGCAGGTCGGCGAGGGCTTTCAGCATGAGAACCCTCTGCCTCTTGGCCCCGTGTCCTATCTTGATTTTAGCACCGGGATACTTCTCCAGCAGGTCGAGGATTATTTCAACGTCGCGCGGGCTCTTCAGGTGGTGAACCTCAAGCACGCGGTTATCGGCGACGACGCTCAGGCCGGGCCTCTCACCGGGGTCAATGGCTATGTATACCCTTTTAAACCTCTCCCTCCCTTCGAGCTTGGCGAGCAGTTCGTCTATGAAGTTCTCGTTCCTCACGACCACCTTGACCGGGAAATCTACTCTGTCGTAGTCCGCCTCGCTCGTCAGGACGACCTCGACGTCGAAGGGTATTTTATCCCCTACCCTAAGGCTATGGAATGGTATGCGGTACTCCTTCAGCACCTTTGTCGCCAGGTAGTAAACCCTGGCGTCACTTGTTACGATGGCTACCCTCATGGTTTCTGATACGTCTCCACAATTAAAAACCTTTCTAACCGTTCTAATCAAAAATTTTGGCCACGAAAGGCTTCGATTCTGTGGAAAAAAGTTTATAAGCCATTATTGGCAAGTAGAAAGGGGGATACGGATGCAGCCTCCTAAGAAAAAGAAGAAGGTCGAGGAGTTTGAGGAGGAGCTCTTCGAGGAAGAGGAGGAGTGGGAACTCGAAGAGGACTGGGAGGATGAGGATTGGGAAGAGGAGTGGGAGGAGGAAGACTGGGAAGAGGAGGAAGAGTGGTGAGTTAAACGTTTTCTTTTACGCAACCCATTTATAGAACGGAGTTCTCTTTTCTCCCGGTGATAGAATGGCGTTCCTGAAGGTCGTTTCCCTGGAGAAAGCTCTCCAAGTCATAAACTCATTTCCCTTGGAGCCAGAAATCGAAAGCGTTCCTCTGAGCGAGGCCCTGGGCAGGGTTTTAGCCGAGGACGTGACATCACCGATAAACGTCCCGCCCTTCGACCGCGCCACGGTCGACGGCTACGCCGTAAGGGCTGAAGACACCTTCATGGCGAGCGAGAGTGAGCCGATTAGACTGAAGGTCGTTGGGGAGATAAACGCTGGGGACACTCCAGCGATAGAGCTCAAGCCCGGCGAGAGCGTTTACATCTCCACGGGCGCGCCCCTGCCCAGGAATGCCGATGCGGTTATACAATTCGAGGACGTGAACAGGGATGGAGAGGAGGTCGTCATCTACAAGCCGGCCTACCCGGGTCTCGGCGTCATGAAGGCCGGAACTGACATCCCGAGGGGGAAGACCATTCTCAAACGCGGAACGAGGCTGACCTTCAAGGACACCGCGCTTCTCTCGGCGGTCGGTTTCTCGGAAGTCAAAGTCTTCAGGAAGCCCAAGGTTGCCGTGATAAGCACCGGAAACGAAGTGGTTCTTCCCGGGACTGAGCTGAGGTACGGGCAGATATACGACATAAACGGCCGCGCCATAGTGGACGCGGTCAGGGAGCTCGGTGGCGAGGCTCTCTTCCTCGGCATAGCCAGGGACGACCGTGAGAGCCTCAAGGCGCTCATCGAGAAGGGAATCGAGTGCTGCGACATGGTAATCCTCAGCGGTGGTGCGAGCGGTGGAATAAGGGACCTGACCAGCTCAATAATCGAGGAGCTCGGCGAGATAAAGATTCACGGCATAGCGATTCAGCCGGGTAAGCCGACGATAATCGGCCTGATCAACGGAAAGCCGGTCTTTGGTCTGCCTGGATATCCAACCAGCTGTCTGACCAACTTCACCCTGCTCGTTGCGCCGCTCCTAAGAAAGCTTCTCGGAAGGGAGAGCGAGATCAGAAAGGTCAGGAAGAAGCTCGCCCACAAGGTCTTCTCCGTCAAGGGCAGGCGTCAGTTCCTGCCGGTCAGGATAGAGGGCGAAAAAGCCCTACCCATACTCAAGGGCAGCGGCGCGGTCACGAGCTTCGTGGATGCCGACGGTTTCATCGAGGTTCCAGAGAACGTTGAAATACTTCCGGCGGGGGAGGAAGTAGAAGTTACGTTCTTTGGATGAGTTGGCAGCGCGCCAACCGACGCATCAAAACCTTTTTTAAACTCCTTCACCTTCTTTCCCCAGGTGAAAGGCTATGCTGGACATAAAGCTCATCCGTGAAAATCCCGACCTCGTTAAGGGCGACCTCATAAAGCGCGGCGAGCTTGAGAAGCTCAAGTGGATAGACGAGATTCTGGAGCTCGACAGGAAGTGGCGCGAGAACCTGAAGAGGATAAACGCCCTCAGGAAGGAGCGCAACCAGCTTGCCGTCCAGATAGGCAAGCGCAAGAAGGCGGGAGAGCCGATAGACGATTTGCTGGCTAAAAGCAACGAGATAGTCAAGCAGATCGAGGAACTTGAGAAAGAGGTTGAAGAGCTGAGGAAGCAGATAGACTACTACCTCTGGCGCCTGCCGAACATCACCCACGAGAGCGTTCCCATAGGTAAGGACGACAGCGAGAACGTTCCAATAAGGTTCTGGGGTAAGGCCCGCGTTTGGGAGGGCTTCCTTGAGAGCTTTAAGGAGCAGAGCCTCGGAAAGATGGAGTACGAAGTCCTCGACTGGAGGCCGAGGCTCCACGTTGACATGCTTGAACTCCTGCGCGGTGCCGACCTTGAGAGGGCCGCCAAGGTCAGTGGTGCAAGGTTCTACTACCTCATGAACGAGCTGGTTATCCTCGACTTAGCATTGCTCCGCTTCGCCCTCGACAAGCTCATCGAGAAGGGCTTCGTCCCAGTCATACCGCCCTATATGGTCAGGCGCTTTGTTGAGGAAGGCGTCACGAGCTTCGGGGACTTCGAGGACGTTATCTACAAGGTCGAGGGTGAGGACCTCTACCTCATCCCGACGGCCGAGCACCCGCTTGCCGGCCTTCACGCCAACGAGATAATCGAGGGGAAGGACTTGCCCCTCCTCTACGTCGGCGTTAGCCCCTGCTTCAGGAAGGAGGCCGGAACGGCAGGAAAGGACACGAAGGGAATCTTCCGCGTTCACCAGTTCCACAAGGTCGAGCAGTTCGTCTATGCGAAGCCCGAGGAGAGCTGGGAGTGGCACGAGAAGCTCATCCAGAATGCGGAGGAAATATTCCAGGAGCTTGGGATTCCCTACCGCGTTGTGAACATCTGCACCGGCGATCTGGGATACGTTGCGGCAAAGAAGTACGACATCGAGGCCTGGATGGCCGGCCAGGGCAAGTTCAGGGAGGTTGTCAGCGCGAGCAACTGCACCGAGTGGCAGGCGAGAAGGCTGAACATCCGCTACCGCGACAAGACCCACGAGAAGCCCAAGTTCCTCCACACTCTCAACTCGACTGCCATAGCGACGTCGAGGGCGATAGTGGCGATACTCGAGAACTTCCAGACGGAAGAGGGCGTCGTGAAGCTCCCGAGGGCGATCTGGAAGTACACGGGCTTCAAGGAGATACTGCCGGCCCACATGAAGGAACGCTGCTGCCAGGATTGATGCGTTCTTTTTCATCTCTTATCTTCTTGCACTCGTTGGACGGTATGCAGTACAAGGGTTTATAAAGGATTGTACTGTATATAGTCCACGATGAGTCATGATTGAGAGAGAAACCTGGGCCGAGATCGTTCTCGACTACCGTTCGCTTCCTTTCGAGGGGATAGAGAGGGAAATAGAGGTAAAAGTTCCCAACACCCAGATGGCTGTGGCAATAATCGGGCCGAGGAGAGTTGGCAAGACTTACCTCATGCGCCAGATTATTGAGGAACTTAGATCGGAGGGTGTCCCTGAGGAGAGCATCGCCTACGTAAACCTCGAAGATCCCAGGCTCGTTGGAGCTTCCCTTGAGGATTTGATGACCCTGCTCGAAGTCCTAAGGGAGATGGGCGGGGAAAAGCTCCACATCTTTCTCGACGAGGTCCAGGTAGCTGAGGGCTGGGAGCGCTTCGTCCGCTACCTCCTCGACACCGGTCATATGGTCTTTATTTCCGGCTCTTCTTCAAAGCTCCTCTCGAAGGAGATAGCGACCCAACTTAGAGGACGCTCCATAGCGGTTCGCGTTTTTCCCTTCTCGTTTCGGGAGGTTTTGAGGGCAAAGAGATTCCCGCTTAAGCGTTATCTTTCGAGTAGCGAGAAGGCGAGACTCAGGGTGCTCCTCGGGGAGTATCTCGAATGGGGAGGCTACCCCGAAGTCGTGCTGAACCCCCAAGTGAAAATTGAAGTCCTAAAGGGAATCCTTGACCTCGCAATATACCGCGACATCGTGGAGCGCTGGGAAGTCAGAAACGTCTCCGCTTTACGGCTGCTCCTGAAAGTCCTCGCCCGCTCAAGCCACATTACGCTCACCAAGGCCTACTCAACTATGAAAAGCCTCGGAATATCGATAGGCAAGGGGACTCTCTCTGATTACTTCGAATACTTGGGTGATGCTTTCATACTGCATCGCCTTCCTCCCTATGTGAAATCCTACAAGAAGGCCGAACTACTTGGCTTCAAGCCCTACCTTATTGATAACGGCCTCCTTCGTATTATGGGGGTCAAGGACAGAGGGAGGTTGCTCGAAAACCTTGTCATGGTCGAGCTTTTGAGGAGGGGCTTTGAGCCGGGAGAAGATCTGTTCTACGTCCCTGGAGATGGATGGGAGGTCGATTTCCTGGCTGGAGACGAGCTAATTCAAGTTAGCTATGAGCTCCATTCGCTCAACAGGGAGCGCGAGCTTGGGACACTCCGGAAGGCTGAGAAGAAAATTGACGCTGAAAAGCTCACAGTCATAACTTTCACGGATAAAGAGAGCATTAAGCTGAACGAAAAGAGAATTGAGGTCATCCCGCTCCACGAGTGGCTCCTTCGCTAAACCCCTCCGTGCTCCCTCACTTTTTTCCTGACGTTCGGGTCGCGGTCGGCTATCACCTTTAGGGCCTCCTCAAAGCTCATCCAGTCGGGAACTTCCTCGTTGATGTAGATTCCGGTTCTCCCGATGCTGTCCCTCCTCGTCAGGACGTGGACGCGCTCGGTAACGATGTCGATGCTCACGCCGAGGATTTTTGCAACCTCACTCTCCCTTCCCACGACTTCCCTCTCGATGTGCCCCCTTTCGGTGGGGACTATGAGTATCAGCTTCTTGTTCACCCCGGGGACGCGCTGCCTGGTCTTCACGCCCCATGTGTCTATCATCCCGCCCCATCTGTAAAACTCAAGCTCC
The Thermococcus radiotolerans genome window above contains:
- a CDS encoding PRC-barrel domain-containing protein, giving the protein MVKIIASKLRDVELITDTGIRLGWVYDLSFDEETGDILVIVAEPDEDLDTSEFVTDHEGLLLIPVSAVKSIGEVIIIDSGKLAVKSKLRRVGTIKRKLTEEESRTLGE
- the acs gene encoding acetate--CoA ligase alpha subunit gives rise to the protein MDGNLEALFRPKSIAVIGASEKPGKIGYAVMRNLVEYGYDGKIYPVNVKGVEIEINGRKFQSYKSILDVPDEVDMAVIVVPAKFVPQVIEECGQKGVKVLPIITSGFGELGEEGKKVERQIVETAHKYGMRILGPNIFGVVYTPAKMNATFGPTDVMPGNLALISQSGALGIALMGWTILEKVGLSAVVSIGNKSDIDDADLLEFFKTDDNTKAILIYMEGVKDGRRFMDVAREVSREKPIIIIKAGRSERGAKAAASHTGSLAGADKIYEAAFKQSGVLRALTIGEAFDWARTLSNLPEPEGENVVILTNGGGIGVMATDAAEEEGLHLYDNLEDLKVFANHMPPFGSYKNPVDLTGMAGAEAYEGAVRDALANPNMHAIAVLYCQTAVLDPRDLAKIVIREYNESGRKKPLVVAIVGGIEAKEAIDMLNEEGIPAYPEPERAIKALAALYRWSNWKARQKKE
- a CDS encoding molybdenum cofactor synthesis domain-containing protein; this encodes MAFLKVVSLEKALQVINSFPLEPEIESVPLSEALGRVLAEDVTSPINVPPFDRATVDGYAVRAEDTFMASESEPIRLKVVGEINAGDTPAIELKPGESVYISTGAPLPRNADAVIQFEDVNRDGEEVVIYKPAYPGLGVMKAGTDIPRGKTILKRGTRLTFKDTALLSAVGFSEVKVFRKPKVAVISTGNEVVLPGTELRYGQIYDINGRAIVDAVRELGGEALFLGIARDDRESLKALIEKGIECCDMVILSGGASGGIRDLTSSIIEELGEIKIHGIAIQPGKPTIIGLINGKPVFGLPGYPTSCLTNFTLLVAPLLRKLLGRESEIRKVRKKLAHKVFSVKGRRQFLPVRIEGEKALPILKGSGAVTSFVDADGFIEVPENVEILPAGEEVEVTFFG
- a CDS encoding CDC48 family AAA ATPase, with the translated sequence MIFGKDEERYEKIKLRVAEALKRDVGRGIVRFDRKYQKQLGVEPGDIVELIGERTTAAIVANPHPDDRGLDIARMDGYIRRNAGVSIGDYVTVAKAEVQEAKKVVLAPAQKGVFIQIPGDMVKQNLLGRPVLKGDLIVASSRSEGGYYGGSPFDELLRGLFETMPIGFGELKFVVVNTVPRGIVQITYNTEVEVLPQAVEIREEAIPEVTYEDIGGLSDAIQKIREMVELPLKHPELFERLGIEPPKGVLLYGPPGTGKTLLAKAVANEANAHFIAINGPEIMSKFYGESEERLREIFKDAEENAPSIIFIDEIDAIAPKREEVVGEVEKRVVSQLLTLMDGLKGRGKVIVIAATNRPDALDPALRRPGRFDREIEVGVPDKKGRKEILQIHTRGMPLEPDYDKATVLKVLKELLKRETFERAKLERLIERVEAAKSDEEVKEALKSESEVYPEVRSRLIDRMLEEIAEKTHGFVGADLAALAREAAMVVLRRLINEGKISPEQERIPPEVLQELRVRKADFYEALKMVEPSALREVLIEMPNVRWEDVGGLEEVKQELKEAVEWPLKYPKAFQRLGIEPPRGVLLYGPPGTGKTLLAKAVATESEANFIGIRGPEVLSKWVGESEKRVREIFRKARQAAPTVIFIDEIDAIAPARGSDMSRVTDRLINQLLTEMDGIERNSGVVVIAATNRPDILDPALLRPGRFDRLILVPAPDEKARLEILRVHTKRVPLASDVNLRELAKKTEGYSGADIEALVREAALLAMRRIMAELPAELVEEESEEFLEKLRVSRRDFEEALKKVKPSITPYMVEYYRNFEESRKSRVEKRGGPDYYTF
- a CDS encoding phosphate-starvation-inducible PsiE family protein; translation: MRENPTKIERKILRWLSTLFDLVVIILGALTMLYVIKMLWSFGIESIRNGLTPEDALHSIVLVLIFLEIFEIISMYIVYHHVPMKNVVEIGVLALVKELLVTLDLTELGWQMLMAIAVLIAAMGWVYTRERRREDAHEHFLIEHGIKTGEESVED
- the serS gene encoding serine--tRNA ligase; its protein translation is MLDIKLIRENPDLVKGDLIKRGELEKLKWIDEILELDRKWRENLKRINALRKERNQLAVQIGKRKKAGEPIDDLLAKSNEIVKQIEELEKEVEELRKQIDYYLWRLPNITHESVPIGKDDSENVPIRFWGKARVWEGFLESFKEQSLGKMEYEVLDWRPRLHVDMLELLRGADLERAAKVSGARFYYLMNELVILDLALLRFALDKLIEKGFVPVIPPYMVRRFVEEGVTSFGDFEDVIYKVEGEDLYLIPTAEHPLAGLHANEIIEGKDLPLLYVGVSPCFRKEAGTAGKDTKGIFRVHQFHKVEQFVYAKPEESWEWHEKLIQNAEEIFQELGIPYRVVNICTGDLGYVAAKKYDIEAWMAGQGKFREVVSASNCTEWQARRLNIRYRDKTHEKPKFLHTLNSTAIATSRAIVAILENFQTEEGVVKLPRAIWKYTGFKEILPAHMKERCCQD
- a CDS encoding metallophosphoesterase family protein, which translates into the protein MLIALISDIHSNLEALKAVWREVKSADAVLCMGDLVGYGASPNEVVDFVRKQMEKRTFLCVRGNHDNAIAFGAEWGFNPYARQAVRWHQRVMTIENLEFLRRLPIRQLFTDDAGRSYLLIHGSPRAPIDEYLFPWFSDEEFRAVLSYVRQDDLLVGHTHVPMLRVIDGRRIINPGGVGQPRDGDWRAAYALIDTEKEPPDNVEFYRVEYDVDSAAEKIIEAGLPRFLAMRLYEGY